In the genome of Nitrospira sp. MA-1, one region contains:
- the miaA gene encoding tRNA (adenosine(37)-N6)-dimethylallyltransferase MiaA: MKQADIITAWKPIVAIVGPTAIGKSRIGIEVAKILHTEILTADSRQVYRGMDIGTDKPSLAEQQNIPHRLIDLVDPGQSFNAGDFRLHATQDIARLHRLGLLPLVIGGTGLYIRALLRGLCPGPPANWIIRSELAQEAKAQGPAFLYKKLQQVDPELAQRLHPNDQPKVQRALEVYRILGTPLSVIQQQHRFDDAPYPYLLIGLTMERQTLYQRIETRVDWEIQKGLVEETQSLMNQGFSRELGSMKGLGYRQFSGYLAGDYSYEEAVRLLKRDTRHFAKRQMTWFQKEPGILWITLEGSDIPHRAATKIVDHINQFLYTFARLPFPAEPTPDLKSIQSSG, from the coding sequence ATGAAACAGGCCGACATTATCACAGCATGGAAACCCATCGTCGCTATTGTGGGACCAACCGCAATCGGGAAAAGCCGCATCGGGATTGAAGTCGCCAAAATTCTCCACACGGAAATTTTAACCGCAGACTCCCGACAGGTCTATCGTGGAATGGACATTGGTACCGATAAACCCTCATTAGCAGAACAGCAAAATATTCCTCATCGCTTAATTGATCTCGTCGATCCAGGTCAATCCTTTAACGCGGGCGACTTCCGGCTTCACGCGACCCAAGACATTGCCCGCCTGCACCGCCTAGGTCTCCTGCCCCTTGTCATCGGAGGCACCGGACTCTATATTCGGGCCCTCTTACGTGGTCTTTGCCCAGGTCCACCCGCCAATTGGATTATTCGGAGTGAATTAGCCCAAGAAGCCAAAGCTCAGGGACCGGCTTTTCTTTATAAAAAGCTTCAACAGGTGGACCCCGAACTCGCACAACGGCTACATCCCAATGACCAGCCGAAGGTCCAACGCGCCCTTGAAGTGTATCGCATTCTCGGGACACCGCTATCGGTCATTCAGCAGCAACACCGGTTTGACGACGCTCCATATCCATATTTATTGATCGGGCTCACCATGGAACGCCAGACCCTGTATCAGCGAATAGAAACACGCGTTGATTGGGAAATTCAGAAGGGACTTGTGGAAGAAACGCAATCCCTCATGAATCAAGGATTTTCTCGAGAGCTGGGCTCCATGAAAGGGCTCGGCTATCGACAGTTTTCAGGATACTTAGCCGGTGACTATTCTTATGAAGAAGCTGTGCGATTATTAAAACGGGATACCCGTCACTTCGCCAAACGACAGATGACGTGGTTTCAGAAGGAACCCGGCATCCTGTGGATCACATTGGAAGGGTCAGACATTCCACACCGGGCGGCCACCAAAATCGTGGATCATATCAATCAGTTTCTCTATACCTTTGCACGGTTACCATTTCCTGCGGAACCAACGCCCGATTTAAAATCCATCCAATCGTCAGGTTAA
- the mutL gene encoding DNA mismatch repair endonuclease MutL, whose product MSSTVTGKVHILPDSVSCRIAAGEVVERPASVVKELIDNSLDAGSTLITVEVEEGGRRVIRVMDNGAGMTRTDAQLACQRFATSKLRSEEDLLTLLTMGFRGEALPSIASVSRFSLKTVSPESPLGTETQSMGGVAWEVWDYTGPLGTQVEVRDLFFNTPGRLKFLKTVPTEFSKICYVVQQAAAMHPGIHFRLRHQNHTVLEYPAVSSLQDRLLQIYGPDFLERFLPVTYNAGSFQLTGFTVSPHHARTSRAPQEIFVNGRPIKNTTISHAVHEAYGSFLPKGKHPQYIVFIHLDPQSIDINVHPTKREVRFSHPEFVHMGVLRGIKALFFSQPSPDIISNEHKEAPDPVTPHLPRTTPGSMNVAPASFQHGSEFPRRGTNRPYPLSLFVQEPPSVYGTREQPCEVHSLGQIHHTYLLGQIDQDLFIVDQHTAHERVRFERLLRSWKKKEILQQSLLIPEPVELLPHQGELLEEWLPFLAQAGLDVERFGTTSYVVRAIPAMLGNISVGSLILELLDELSEWQSTDALDNTIKPILATMACQSAVQAGRPMTQAEITILLQDWAQESFPMTCPHGRRVAIKHSLEELHTIFARPLK is encoded by the coding sequence ATGTCTTCGACCGTAACTGGAAAAGTTCACATTCTTCCAGATAGCGTGTCGTGTCGTATTGCCGCAGGAGAAGTGGTTGAACGACCCGCCTCCGTGGTGAAAGAACTTATCGATAACAGTCTGGATGCCGGCAGCACGTTGATCACCGTTGAGGTTGAAGAAGGTGGTCGACGGGTCATTCGCGTCATGGATAATGGGGCAGGAATGACGCGAACGGATGCTCAACTGGCCTGTCAACGCTTTGCAACAAGCAAACTCCGATCCGAAGAAGATCTCTTGACACTCCTGACAATGGGTTTCCGAGGAGAAGCCCTTCCCAGCATCGCCTCCGTTTCCCGTTTTTCCTTAAAGACGGTTTCCCCCGAAAGCCCCCTTGGTACGGAGACCCAGTCAATGGGGGGAGTAGCATGGGAGGTTTGGGACTATACCGGCCCGCTGGGGACTCAAGTGGAGGTACGTGATCTTTTCTTTAATACTCCAGGGCGGCTGAAATTTCTCAAGACTGTTCCCACCGAATTTTCTAAAATTTGTTATGTCGTCCAACAGGCGGCAGCCATGCACCCAGGGATCCACTTTCGATTACGCCACCAGAATCATACGGTGCTGGAGTATCCTGCTGTATCCTCACTGCAAGACCGATTATTACAGATCTACGGACCGGACTTCCTTGAACGCTTTCTCCCCGTCACCTATAACGCCGGTTCATTTCAACTCACAGGGTTTACTGTCAGTCCTCACCATGCACGAACGTCTCGTGCGCCACAGGAAATTTTTGTTAATGGCCGCCCTATAAAAAATACGACTATTTCCCATGCTGTGCATGAAGCCTACGGATCCTTTTTACCAAAAGGGAAACACCCACAATATATCGTATTTATCCATCTTGATCCCCAGTCAATCGATATCAATGTCCACCCGACTAAACGGGAGGTTCGCTTCTCCCATCCAGAGTTCGTACATATGGGGGTTCTCCGTGGCATTAAAGCTCTCTTTTTCTCGCAACCCTCACCCGACATCATATCCAATGAGCACAAGGAAGCCCCTGACCCAGTTACTCCTCATTTACCCAGAACAACACCAGGATCAATGAACGTCGCGCCGGCTTCATTCCAGCATGGGTCCGAATTCCCTCGTAGGGGCACCAATCGACCTTACCCTCTTTCTCTTTTTGTCCAGGAGCCGCCATCGGTCTATGGGACTAGGGAGCAGCCATGTGAGGTGCATTCTCTCGGGCAAATTCATCACACCTATCTTCTTGGTCAAATCGATCAGGATTTATTCATTGTCGACCAACACACGGCCCATGAACGAGTACGCTTTGAGAGACTGCTTCGGTCATGGAAGAAAAAAGAAATTCTCCAACAAAGCTTGCTCATCCCTGAGCCGGTTGAACTTCTTCCCCACCAGGGAGAGTTATTGGAAGAATGGCTACCTTTTCTGGCTCAAGCAGGATTGGATGTGGAACGATTTGGAACCACGTCTTATGTTGTGCGAGCCATTCCAGCCATGTTAGGAAATATATCAGTTGGTTCCCTGATCCTGGAATTATTGGATGAACTCTCGGAGTGGCAATCCACAGATGCGCTGGACAACACGATTAAACCCATTCTGGCCACAATGGCCTGTCAAAGTGCCGTGCAAGCCGGACGCCCCATGACCCAGGCGGAAATCACCATCCTTTTACAGGACTGGGCACAAGAAAGCTTTCCGATGACCTGTCCTCATGGGAGGCGAGTGGCCATTAAACATTCGTTGGAAGAATTGCACACAATATTTGCCCGCCCATTGAAATAA
- the ybgF gene encoding tol-pal system protein YbgF, which translates to MTHTFSKTAILIGLSLTGGWGCATEPNLTDIQKQVQTLMVQQEASHKQEKQIIDRMETVESQLDEHDFLVGELIKTEEEASLDTRHLLEKLERTSALLREQIEQTRSTTQRRDQDLSIRVKALESRIDNVIHQPRSVSESPESTTPNPANPASNPKEAQTGLPASPEERAGAENEASAFRSAYKVFLNGNYDRASVEFKRFVTNYPSTTLTPQAYYYLGETFYVQKHYDAAKQALEQVISRYPSSKYRSHALYKLGQIMLEIDQRSKAQELWNSIIQDYPDSPESTQAKEQLKKSGLS; encoded by the coding sequence ATGACTCACACATTTTCCAAAACGGCCATTTTAATAGGGTTATCCCTCACGGGCGGATGGGGTTGCGCAACAGAGCCCAATCTAACTGACATCCAAAAACAGGTCCAAACACTCATGGTTCAACAGGAAGCGTCCCACAAGCAGGAAAAACAAATAATCGACCGAATGGAAACGGTTGAATCGCAATTGGATGAACATGATTTCTTAGTGGGAGAGCTCATTAAAACGGAGGAAGAGGCCAGCCTGGATACTCGCCACCTTTTAGAAAAGCTGGAACGGACCAGTGCTCTGCTCCGAGAACAAATTGAACAAACCCGTTCCACCACTCAACGCCGTGACCAAGACCTGTCCATTCGGGTAAAGGCTCTGGAAAGCCGCATAGACAACGTAATTCATCAACCTCGATCTGTATCGGAATCCCCGGAATCCACGACTCCTAACCCTGCAAACCCTGCGTCAAATCCGAAGGAAGCCCAGACGGGATTACCTGCATCCCCTGAAGAGCGTGCGGGGGCGGAAAATGAGGCGTCGGCTTTTCGGTCAGCCTATAAGGTTTTTCTCAACGGAAATTATGACCGGGCCTCGGTAGAATTCAAACGATTTGTCACAAATTATCCGTCGACCACCTTAACCCCTCAAGCCTATTACTACCTTGGGGAAACGTTCTACGTGCAAAAACACTATGACGCTGCCAAGCAGGCCCTGGAACAAGTCATCAGCCGCTATCCTAGCAGCAAATACCGGAGCCACGCGTTATATAAGCTCGGACAAATAATGCTTGAGATCGACCAACGATCAAAAGCTCAGGAACTGTGGAACTCTATCATCCAGGATTACCCCGATTCACCAGAATCCACCCAAGCGAAAGAGCAATTAAAAAAATCCGGGCTGTCTTGA
- a CDS encoding OmpA family protein — MRPAIRVISLLGIIGLSLVSMSGCGEKRIHVSTASGSPGEETETSELDGDSAKVAGTSIDESSLAGQGASTEEVRADAVHPIAPVDPLNFGYDPNHMDQWFKQNSQAGIAPEKDSEIDTSSSAGPLTPFNDGNDISTQSSSSGMNGSDQDQSGTSPFTSQTEFQNDLSNLPKDTEPIPETLQVAKAEPSEIIREQLDKIQEEELATISAGLEDVFFQFDSWALTEEAKDSLERDMAWLTNDSSSLLIIEGHSDQRGTQAYNMVLGKKRAMAVRDFLSQLGVDPSRLTVISYGKDKPFCQDTTEVCYQLNRRGHLLVQN, encoded by the coding sequence ATGCGCCCAGCCATTCGCGTGATTTCACTACTTGGCATTATCGGTCTTTCACTCGTCAGTATGTCGGGATGTGGGGAAAAACGAATCCACGTTTCCACCGCCTCCGGTTCCCCTGGCGAAGAGACTGAGACATCAGAATTAGACGGCGATTCAGCAAAGGTAGCAGGAACCTCAATTGATGAATCTTCCCTGGCAGGGCAAGGCGCTTCCACCGAGGAAGTTCGGGCAGATGCCGTTCACCCAATTGCTCCGGTTGACCCTCTCAATTTTGGCTACGACCCCAACCATATGGATCAATGGTTCAAGCAGAACTCTCAAGCGGGTATCGCTCCCGAGAAAGACTCTGAAATTGATACAAGTAGTAGTGCCGGTCCATTGACCCCATTTAATGATGGAAATGACATCTCAACTCAATCAAGTTCTTCAGGCATGAACGGTTCAGATCAAGACCAATCAGGGACGTCGCCCTTCACCTCCCAGACGGAATTCCAAAATGATCTCTCAAATCTGCCAAAAGACACGGAACCAATTCCAGAAACACTTCAAGTAGCGAAAGCTGAACCGTCAGAGATCATTCGAGAGCAGTTGGATAAAATTCAAGAGGAAGAATTGGCCACCATATCTGCTGGTTTAGAGGATGTCTTTTTTCAATTTGATAGTTGGGCTCTCACCGAGGAAGCTAAGGATTCTCTCGAACGGGACATGGCCTGGCTCACCAACGATTCCTCATCACTTTTAATTATTGAAGGACATTCCGATCAACGTGGGACGCAGGCCTATAACATGGTGCTTGGGAAAAAACGAGCCATGGCCGTTCGGGATTTTCTCTCTCAATTGGGTGTTGATCCTTCACGATTGACGGTCATTTCCTATGGGAAAGACAAGCCATTTTGCCAGGACACCACAGAGGTATGCTACCAATTGAACCGACGGGGACATTTGCTAGTTCAAAATTAG
- a CDS encoding Tol-Pal system beta propeller repeat protein TolB encodes MKNALKPPYAILALLAFSVITVSPAFLHGEEADLKATRSEFQKIPIWVMGFSPVQRDTGLSEDIETQVPSVLKADLKRSQIFSIAELPPAKGDFSDNKCMSLSSNLAPHFQKVTVSTWGRIGVGGTSNGVQGIILDACAFDPGQQEVLTGKRYFSLKTTETLTRLMAHRWADELVYRYTGEQGIARTKIAFVGQKENGRELFVMDYDGYDPQQVTADGYLNLMPTWAPDRKSLIYTAYRDRKQLIMKRELATGREEILVSPASLNITASFAPNGKSIAYSAAQDGNSDLYQIELDSRSVKQLTSHNSADLSPSWSPDGRHLAFTSDRGGRPQIYIMDAEGLNVRRLTFDGDYNAAPAWSPKGDWIVYVCRVPSEGFKLCRISPNGEQRKQITNGQSIDDSPSWAPNGRHIVFSSIRRGESQLYIITSEGAGLEKISSAGEHLSSPSWSPFQP; translated from the coding sequence ATGAAAAATGCACTCAAACCTCCGTATGCCATCCTGGCTCTGCTTGCCTTTTCTGTAATTACCGTATCCCCAGCCTTTCTTCATGGAGAGGAAGCGGATCTCAAAGCCACACGTTCAGAATTCCAAAAAATCCCTATTTGGGTAATGGGATTCTCCCCTGTCCAACGGGATACCGGTCTCTCAGAAGACATTGAGACTCAGGTCCCATCCGTCCTTAAAGCGGATCTCAAACGCTCACAAATATTTTCAATTGCTGAATTACCTCCTGCCAAAGGAGATTTTTCTGACAATAAATGTATGAGTCTCTCATCAAATTTGGCACCGCACTTCCAAAAAGTGACGGTCTCTACGTGGGGAAGAATAGGAGTAGGAGGGACTTCAAACGGAGTCCAGGGAATTATCCTGGATGCCTGCGCATTTGATCCGGGACAACAGGAGGTATTGACCGGGAAACGGTACTTTTCCCTCAAAACGACAGAAACCCTCACTCGCTTGATGGCCCATCGGTGGGCAGACGAACTGGTCTATCGATATACCGGCGAGCAGGGTATTGCCAGGACGAAAATCGCATTTGTAGGTCAAAAAGAGAATGGACGAGAGCTTTTTGTCATGGATTACGATGGGTATGATCCGCAACAGGTCACGGCTGACGGGTATTTAAACCTCATGCCTACCTGGGCCCCGGACCGGAAATCGCTTATTTACACCGCATATCGTGATCGCAAACAACTCATTATGAAAAGGGAATTGGCTACCGGTCGGGAGGAAATTTTGGTTTCGCCAGCCAGCTTGAACATTACGGCCTCCTTTGCTCCTAATGGAAAATCTATTGCCTACTCCGCTGCCCAAGATGGCAACTCGGATCTATATCAGATAGAATTGGACAGTAGAAGCGTGAAGCAGTTAACCTCGCACAATAGCGCAGATTTGTCCCCGTCATGGTCTCCAGACGGGCGACATCTGGCCTTCACTTCAGATCGGGGAGGCCGCCCCCAAATTTACATCATGGATGCCGAGGGCTTGAACGTCCGTCGCTTAACCTTTGATGGAGATTACAACGCGGCGCCAGCATGGTCTCCAAAGGGAGATTGGATCGTCTATGTGTGCCGGGTGCCAAGTGAGGGATTTAAATTATGCCGCATCAGTCCGAATGGGGAACAACGGAAACAAATCACCAACGGGCAAAGCATTGATGATTCTCCTTCCTGGGCTCCAAATGGACGCCATATTGTCTTTAGTTCGATTCGAAGAGGAGAAAGTCAATTATACATCATCACTAGTGAGGGAGCCGGATTGGAGAAAATTTCCTCGGCAGGAGAACATCTCAGCTCTCCCTCTTGGTCGCCATTTCAACCATAA
- a CDS encoding TonB family protein, with protein MGHAESPSLISLGLAADVSQESSSFRWGLVTSVFLHALVIMMALFLRFQSTVEEPFRAIEVNLISLPEEQAPDSSQKKSSPPAPSQQKSQPTKAEPIKTEPKEAALPPLPIPTPSERLSEFLEGAVGSIVVPHKQEMATPAPSPPTEQPPLNDQSPLFENLRMPPIAPQISRPERLHSSQPLVAPKPNATPSPKQATPPTPVPPEPQDSVSQPQPPKIEPTVKLAPVLPELSSVTPFKMSEKERQPKDASPPSNIEESLKRTLPTIPTLAPTRKIKKQTKASTPQQEKPFTPGLSAPQLAQIAPSPPLEKPPQREKMSDMMKQLLEEAKAPNLKLSPASPPPQESGSSSSAQTQPVQSEMDQRIAKLSIPDVTPVESIKNRLQLLEVQPTSNSRNTAAQSSAGTNHYYGMIQDLIQDQWRRTPLVANAPLVVLKFRIFRTGKISQIRIDKGSGNGYYDSAAQRAVNAVNPLPPFPPDISDAFLDVRFQFIKTDQKD; from the coding sequence ATGGGACATGCTGAATCCCCAAGTCTAATTTCCCTTGGGCTCGCTGCTGATGTTTCACAAGAAAGCTCCTCATTCCGTTGGGGACTCGTCACCTCAGTTTTTCTGCATGCCCTCGTCATCATGATGGCCCTGTTCTTACGATTTCAATCCACAGTCGAGGAGCCTTTCAGAGCCATCGAGGTAAATCTTATTTCTTTACCGGAGGAGCAGGCTCCGGATTCAAGCCAAAAAAAATCTTCTCCCCCGGCGCCTTCTCAACAAAAATCTCAGCCAACAAAAGCAGAACCAATAAAGACCGAACCCAAAGAAGCCGCCCTTCCTCCTTTGCCAATTCCAACACCCTCCGAACGATTATCGGAATTTTTGGAAGGGGCGGTTGGCTCGATCGTAGTGCCCCACAAACAAGAAATGGCCACTCCGGCACCATCTCCTCCAACCGAACAACCTCCCTTGAACGACCAGTCCCCGTTATTTGAAAATCTTCGAATGCCCCCTATTGCTCCACAAATTTCGCGTCCGGAACGCTTACATTCTTCACAACCGTTAGTCGCTCCTAAGCCTAACGCAACGCCATCACCCAAACAGGCTACACCCCCAACACCTGTTCCTCCGGAGCCTCAAGATTCGGTATCCCAACCTCAGCCTCCTAAAATTGAGCCAACTGTCAAACTCGCTCCTGTGCTACCGGAATTGAGTTCGGTGACCCCGTTTAAGATGTCCGAAAAGGAAAGACAGCCCAAAGACGCTTCTCCACCCAGTAATATCGAGGAATCGCTCAAGCGAACCCTCCCGACCATACCGACGCTGGCACCGACTCGAAAAATCAAAAAACAGACCAAAGCCTCCACGCCGCAACAAGAAAAACCTTTCACCCCTGGACTCTCCGCACCGCAATTAGCCCAAATTGCACCATCCCCACCACTGGAAAAACCTCCCCAACGTGAGAAAATGTCAGATATGATGAAGCAATTACTAGAAGAAGCTAAAGCCCCCAACTTGAAACTGTCTCCAGCCTCACCACCCCCTCAAGAGTCTGGGTCCTCTTCTTCAGCACAAACCCAACCGGTGCAGTCAGAAATGGATCAACGAATTGCAAAATTATCCATTCCCGACGTCACGCCGGTTGAATCGATTAAAAATCGCCTCCAACTCCTGGAAGTGCAACCCACTTCAAATTCCAGGAATACTGCGGCTCAGTCTTCTGCGGGAACAAATCATTATTATGGAATGATCCAGGACCTCATTCAGGATCAGTGGAGAAGAACCCCACTCGTTGCAAATGCTCCGTTAGTGGTGCTCAAATTCCGTATTTTTCGAACTGGAAAAATTTCCCAGATTCGCATTGATAAAGGTTCAGGAAATGGATATTACGATTCCGCCGCTCAACGGGCGGTAAATGCGGTCAATCCCTTACCCCCATTTCCACCTGATATTTCTGATGCTTTCCTGGATGTGCGTTTTCAATTTATCAAAACGGATCAAAAGGATTAG
- a CDS encoding biopolymer transporter ExbD, translating to MTTGSRPRQFLSEINVIPLVDVVLVLLVIFMVTAPMLHRGLDINLPTTSSNNIQAEERLIVTIQRDHTLSLGNDTISLVNLRAKLQEAKILNPLISVYLRADQTVPYGTVVQVMDEVKGAKIERLGMITGPKIETIIEDDTIGISR from the coding sequence ATGACCACTGGATCAAGGCCTCGACAATTTCTCTCAGAAATCAACGTCATTCCTCTCGTCGATGTCGTCTTAGTTCTCTTGGTCATTTTCATGGTTACCGCCCCGATGCTACATCGTGGCTTAGACATTAATCTCCCAACAACATCTTCCAACAATATACAAGCGGAAGAACGCCTGATTGTGACGATTCAGCGAGATCACACCTTATCCCTCGGTAACGACACTATTAGCTTGGTCAATTTACGAGCCAAACTTCAAGAAGCCAAAATCTTAAATCCCTTAATTTCGGTGTATCTGCGAGCGGATCAAACAGTTCCCTATGGAACAGTGGTGCAGGTCATGGATGAAGTCAAAGGGGCCAAAATTGAACGTCTTGGAATGATTACCGGCCCCAAAATTGAAACAATAATTGAGGACGATACCATCGGGATTTCCCGCTAA